One part of the Corynebacterium sp. CNCTC7651 genome encodes these proteins:
- a CDS encoding ATP-binding protein, which produces MIPPQPASANARFLDESVLPVFTSLRMTAFGQSVIDIAADPEFDDWSFSDKVLYALDKEVAAKRERRVNKLLKASRSPNPDACIEEITYAPSRTINKEQITRLAHCQWCQSAQNIVI; this is translated from the coding sequence ATGATCCCGCCACAACCAGCATCAGCCAACGCACGCTTCCTGGATGAATCCGTCCTGCCGGTCTTCACCAGCCTGCGCATGACCGCATTCGGCCAAAGCGTCATCGACATCGCCGCCGACCCCGAATTCGACGACTGGTCATTTTCCGACAAAGTGCTCTACGCACTCGATAAAGAGGTCGCGGCCAAGCGCGAACGGCGAGTCAACAAACTGCTCAAAGCATCCCGATCGCCAAATCCCGATGCTTGTATTGAAGAAATCACCTACGCGCCCAGCCGCACCATCAACAAAGAGCAAATCACCCGACTCGCTCACTGCCAATGGTGCCAAAGCGCGCAAAACATTGTCATCTAA
- a CDS encoding ATP-binding protein — MSSKAKSSVGKTYLALALLNAACRKDYTAKFFRTDTLANHLAVLKHGDLERMKFLEELHTADVLVLDDFLTTPIDAATAHQLLTILAEREHRGSTIVTSQFTPDEWYKSIPDAVIAESILNRLVAGAEIIPLEGDNMRLTT, encoded by the coding sequence TTGTCATCTAAGGCCAAATCCTCCGTCGGCAAAACCTACCTCGCACTCGCACTGCTCAACGCCGCCTGCCGAAAGGACTACACAGCCAAGTTCTTCCGCACCGACACCCTGGCCAACCACCTAGCAGTGCTCAAACACGGTGACCTAGAGCGGATGAAGTTCCTCGAGGAACTCCACACCGCGGATGTGCTCGTGCTTGATGATTTCCTCACCACCCCAATCGATGCCGCAACCGCCCACCAACTGCTGACCATCCTTGCCGAGCGAGAGCACCGAGGATCCACAATCGTGACATCCCAGTTCACACCAGATGAGTGGTACAAATCCATCCCCGACGCCGTCATCGCCGAATCCATCCTCAACCGCCTCGTCGCCGGCGCCGAAATCATCCCACTCGAAGGAGACAACATGCGACTGACAACCTAA